One genomic segment of Kordiimonas sp. SCSIO 12603 includes these proteins:
- a CDS encoding tyrosine-type recombinase/integrase yields the protein MYSIPLLDRPDDNDVAIYDYVFQNATKGLTEIFSPDFQVLPHVTFSNNSWEIPKKYCSSLTVDSERKIEFGPLFLLPAEDNIRDLFVIRAKTICILLKFFKVRNGSRTHALKYATWARMCRTFITVISKIHQSGIHNEYVLRDLGYHSFLKYFHGYGGRSIVSRLIAINAVGRLDDFPEDKIGYELERQGQAIVCDESNSVSYQPYENDELAIMGWVASWVSKNLTEKALSMLSAVKRVELETSSEKNRYKKISEGLLALQEINEWPIELNLTTTNSKVNWKKQLRLNLKGEVLTLFRIIQACNVVILNISLGARRSELLNLSFDNLLDTYAGTPIIRGQIEKHKDTSVDHLWPAADVVMDVLERQRKLKVAFEEYSGNEYQDSLFFPGRADSQKVKNFTSFFSTFSKNIKYAEKTMASHVAGSIHGHRFRYSFARIISLAVTSGPAILQKIFGHHDYSESVGYALSNKGLSGDIDKITNEVRYLMAEEMITTNKQASGPANSKIDSTINAVLVRHGKNELGVDTMEEAIEILAAASSSMHLVRPNVICTKLLNQVGECSKTGGYPNVSACSVNCSHRYEMAAARDDVIQSIELLLLEIDRNTDINSRVFQKAQLETQFSRFADVKAKYEHDKRVMRFYDQIKEMEL from the coding sequence ATGTATTCGATACCACTGCTTGATCGCCCCGATGACAATGATGTAGCTATTTATGATTATGTATTTCAGAATGCCACTAAAGGTTTAACTGAGATATTTAGCCCCGATTTTCAAGTTTTACCACATGTAACGTTCTCAAATAATTCATGGGAAATCCCAAAGAAATATTGCTCGTCCCTAACTGTTGATTCTGAGCGAAAGATAGAATTCGGCCCTCTGTTCTTGTTGCCAGCTGAGGACAACATCAGGGATCTATTTGTCATTCGTGCAAAGACAATTTGTATTTTGTTGAAGTTTTTTAAAGTAAGAAATGGAAGCCGTACTCATGCCTTGAAGTATGCAACTTGGGCGAGGATGTGCCGTACATTTATTACTGTAATTTCAAAGATACATCAAAGCGGAATTCACAATGAATATGTATTGAGGGACTTAGGTTATCATTCCTTCTTAAAGTACTTTCACGGCTATGGTGGCCGTTCAATTGTAAGCAGATTGATAGCAATAAACGCCGTAGGCCGTTTAGATGACTTCCCAGAAGATAAAATTGGCTATGAGTTAGAAAGACAAGGTCAAGCCATTGTCTGTGATGAAAGCAATTCCGTTAGCTATCAGCCCTATGAGAATGATGAGCTGGCAATTATGGGGTGGGTAGCCTCTTGGGTTTCCAAAAATTTGACGGAAAAGGCTCTGTCAATGCTATCTGCGGTTAAGCGTGTAGAGTTAGAAACGTCATCTGAAAAGAATAGGTATAAAAAAATATCTGAGGGCCTTCTGGCTTTGCAAGAAATTAACGAATGGCCAATTGAGCTAAATTTGACAACGACAAATAGTAAGGTCAATTGGAAAAAACAATTGCGATTGAACCTTAAGGGGGAGGTGTTAACTTTATTTCGTATTATACAAGCATGCAATGTAGTCATCTTGAATATTTCACTGGGGGCTAGACGATCAGAATTGCTTAATCTATCGTTTGATAATCTTTTAGATACCTATGCTGGTACACCTATCATACGGGGACAAATAGAAAAACATAAAGATACTTCGGTAGATCATTTATGGCCGGCGGCAGATGTCGTGATGGATGTTTTAGAACGTCAAAGAAAGTTGAAAGTGGCATTTGAGGAATATTCCGGGAACGAGTATCAAGACTCTCTCTTTTTTCCCGGTCGAGCAGATAGTCAAAAGGTAAAGAACTTTACTTCATTTTTTTCGACATTTAGCAAAAACATAAAATATGCAGAAAAGACAATGGCTAGTCACGTTGCAGGGTCTATTCATGGTCATCGCTTCCGCTATTCCTTTGCGAGAATTATTAGCTTGGCGGTTACGTCAGGCCCTGCAATTTTACAAAAAATTTTTGGTCATCATGATTATAGCGAAAGTGTTGGATATGCACTTTCTAATAAAGGCCTATCGGGAGACATTGATAAAATTACTAACGAAGTAAGATATCTAATGGCGGAAGAAATGATTACGACCAATAAACAAGCTAGTGGTCCAGCAAATAGCAAGATAGATAGTACAATAAACGCAGTGTTGGTACGTCACGGTAAAAATGAGTTGGGCGTAGATACTATGGAGGAAGCTATAGAAATATTAGCGGCTGCCTCATCTTCTATGCACCTAGTTAGACCAAATGTGATATGTACTAAACTTCTAAATCAGGTTGGCGAGTGCTCTAAAACGGGCGGATACCCGAATGTCTCGGCATGTTCGGTGAACTGTAGCCATCGATACGAAATGGCTGCTGCCCGTGATGATGTTATACAAAGTATTGAACTTCTTTTGTTAGAAATCGACAGAAACACTGACATTAACTCTCGTGTTTTTCAAAAAGCTCAACTTGAAACACAGTTCAGTAGATTTGCTGATGTTAAAGCCAAGTATGAACACGATAAGCGTGTAATGAGATTTTACGATCAAATAAAAGAAATGGAACTGTGA
- a CDS encoding helix-turn-helix domain-containing protein: protein MPKHSHVRDAVALMLLAERKRRRITQKELANRLGWDANSLWKLERFERGVQVTELYEFAIALGIEPSKLFADAVATIEAEISKNK from the coding sequence ATGCCTAAGCATTCCCATGTTCGTGATGCCGTAGCTTTAATGCTTTTGGCTGAACGTAAACGCAGAAGAATTACCCAAAAAGAGTTAGCCAACAGACTTGGTTGGGATGCTAATAGTTTGTGGAAGCTTGAACGCTTTGAAAGAGGGGTTCAGGTAACGGAGTTATATGAATTTGCTATTGCGCTTGGTATCGAACCATCAAAACTATTTGCAGATGCCGTAGCAACTATTGAAGCAGAGATTTCCAAAAACAAATAG
- a CDS encoding SH3 domain-containing protein, with protein MPLLFTNIAITLLGLGATLSAFGGETWLKGDAPLVQRITKRGWISLVCILSAIVLGVIKEVSQHQSRVATAKEQKWLNNEIIRLTNDLTEAANILADTEAKISEQQLASLEAAFQVSHTKPGTADDDVVHLRGQEEVIPRSRHSSTMQLYWGDEFKYTIIAPKASANDLSKLALRVGDRTYPLHESPTKVTYERSIRIYGTDPRPMEAKILNPEGLKDVMLKITVLSTDASRGQKKFRRIVLSGIWAEIAKKMYKRTNADILNIRFEPDTSSNMVGRLTRGSFVRVLQSQNMWTEVATPEGRQGWVRSEYIVDIE; from the coding sequence ATGCCACTGCTTTTTACAAACATTGCCATTACGCTTCTTGGTTTAGGAGCAACACTCTCGGCATTTGGCGGCGAGACTTGGTTAAAGGGCGACGCCCCCCTTGTGCAGCGAATAACTAAACGAGGCTGGATATCCCTAGTATGCATTCTCTCTGCAATAGTTTTAGGAGTAATCAAAGAGGTTTCCCAACATCAAAGCAGAGTTGCTACCGCTAAAGAACAAAAGTGGCTTAATAATGAAATAATCAGGCTCACGAATGATTTAACTGAAGCAGCTAACATCCTGGCTGATACAGAGGCCAAGATAAGCGAACAACAACTTGCCTCTTTAGAAGCAGCCTTTCAGGTATCTCACACGAAACCTGGAACGGCAGACGATGATGTTGTTCATCTCAGGGGTCAAGAGGAGGTCATACCTCGTTCTAGACATTCCTCTACAATGCAACTGTATTGGGGGGACGAATTTAAATACACAATTATTGCTCCAAAAGCATCCGCCAACGACTTATCAAAACTTGCTCTACGTGTAGGCGATCGAACTTACCCTCTGCATGAAAGCCCAACCAAGGTGACGTATGAAAGGAGCATTCGGATTTACGGTACCGACCCTCGCCCTATGGAGGCTAAGATATTAAACCCAGAAGGCCTTAAAGATGTAATGCTCAAGATTACTGTTCTTAGTACCGATGCTTCCAGAGGTCAGAAAAAATTTCGCAGAATAGTTTTATCAGGTATTTGGGCTGAAATCGCCAAGAAAATGTATAAAAGAACTAATGCTGATATCCTCAACATCAGGTTTGAGCCGGACACATCATCCAATATGGTGGGAAGGTTAACACGCGGATCTTTTGTAAGAGTTCTCCAATCTCAAAACATGTGGACGGAAGTTGCAACGCCAGAAGGACGACAAGGGTGGGTAAGGTCTGAGTACATTGTAGATATTGAATAA
- a CDS encoding SAVED domain-containing protein — protein MKEVALAVIDYFKTKMLRLSPAALYVYVGMFLISSALSLGLFFDFELSYGPFGSSFSIADRQSWPVGVQYVLLFLGLISFGYGLIIVHPRHLKRVQEATLRQRVVVVEHRGLTFAVNKAVCDAVPPEFLGRREEISIDQTPYVSGNSRVNDPGKSLEEVLHIRRDIDGRVKAVDKNDVTVIYGGLASVPFTFLTGYLIDDDNDVEVMDWDRFNGKWKHIKPTQSEVTEAEIIGLAEAKFADEVILALSISHRCDLQVLADVFPGLPIVHMDTGDYQPNNHWDKKQQGRWAEQFVKLIRTLGSTKKIHLTIAAQNSVVFNLGRTYDRRNSPALYVYQYERDEDPAYPWAIDVPRTGNMAKIVRIGT, from the coding sequence ATGAAAGAGGTAGCACTAGCAGTCATTGATTACTTTAAGACTAAGATGCTGAGGCTCTCACCAGCAGCTCTATATGTTTATGTTGGCATGTTTTTGATAAGTTCTGCGTTATCATTGGGATTGTTTTTCGACTTTGAACTTTCTTATGGTCCGTTTGGGAGTAGTTTTAGTATCGCAGACCGTCAATCGTGGCCGGTTGGTGTCCAATATGTTTTGTTGTTTTTGGGACTGATTTCTTTTGGTTATGGATTGATTATTGTTCATCCAAGGCATTTAAAGAGAGTGCAAGAGGCAACTCTGCGGCAGAGGGTTGTTGTGGTTGAGCACCGTGGTTTGACTTTCGCGGTGAACAAAGCCGTTTGTGATGCTGTGCCACCTGAATTTCTTGGACGGCGAGAAGAGATATCCATAGATCAGACACCTTATGTTTCAGGGAATAGCAGAGTAAATGATCCAGGAAAGTCTTTGGAAGAAGTACTTCATATCCGGCGGGATATTGACGGTCGAGTTAAGGCCGTAGACAAAAACGATGTCACGGTGATTTACGGCGGGCTTGCATCGGTGCCATTTACCTTTCTGACTGGTTATTTGATTGACGATGATAATGACGTGGAGGTGATGGACTGGGACCGTTTCAATGGAAAATGGAAACACATCAAACCTACACAAAGTGAAGTCACAGAAGCGGAAATTATCGGATTGGCTGAAGCAAAGTTTGCTGATGAAGTAATATTAGCGCTGTCTATATCTCACCGTTGTGATCTTCAGGTTCTTGCCGATGTATTTCCAGGCCTTCCGATTGTTCATATGGATACAGGAGATTACCAGCCAAATAATCACTGGGATAAGAAACAGCAAGGTAGGTGGGCTGAGCAGTTTGTGAAGCTTATCCGGACATTGGGCAGTACAAAAAAAATACACCTCACTATTGCTGCTCAAAACAGCGTAGTTTTTAATCTTGGGCGCACTTATGACAGAAGAAATAGTCCGGCACTTTATGTCTATCAATATGAGCGGGATGAAGACCCAGCTTATCCATGGGCAATTGATGTACCGCGAACTGGCAATATGGCGAAAATTGTTAGAATTGGAACATGA
- the murI gene encoding glutamate racemase, whose protein sequence is MIGVFDSGSGGITVLDALTKRLPDQNFLYLGDHANAPYGHRTSEQIVEMTKTSVDYLMKEGCSLVLLACNTAAAVALRTLQQNWLETAYPGNRILGVLVPMVEALTGVPWSQERPHADDNRNHRITLFATRKTIESGAYVEEVLKRAPQIQLTGKACPGLVDAIEGGAGDAPLSGLISGFVSETLETNPDAVVLGCTHFPLVKHYFETALPDHVSLYSQPEIVADSLADYLKRHPHFHSKGQGNIRLLTTGDPKAVNKTNLFLPNHLNQFHQAKLNI, encoded by the coding sequence ATGATTGGTGTATTTGATTCAGGTTCCGGCGGTATCACAGTTCTTGATGCACTTACCAAACGCCTGCCTGATCAGAATTTCCTCTATCTTGGCGATCATGCCAACGCACCTTACGGCCACCGTACAAGCGAACAGATTGTGGAGATGACCAAAACTTCTGTCGATTACCTTATGAAGGAAGGTTGCTCGCTTGTACTGCTTGCATGTAATACAGCCGCCGCGGTTGCGCTCCGTACGCTCCAACAAAACTGGCTCGAAACCGCTTACCCGGGCAACCGTATCCTCGGCGTACTTGTGCCAATGGTTGAAGCTCTCACCGGTGTGCCGTGGTCACAGGAACGCCCTCATGCAGATGATAACAGGAATCATCGCATCACCCTTTTTGCCACGCGTAAAACCATTGAAAGCGGCGCTTATGTAGAAGAAGTGCTAAAGCGCGCACCACAAATCCAGCTAACAGGAAAAGCCTGCCCAGGCTTAGTAGACGCTATCGAAGGCGGCGCTGGCGACGCCCCTCTTTCCGGCCTTATATCCGGTTTTGTATCTGAAACCCTTGAAACTAACCCTGATGCTGTGGTGCTGGGCTGCACACATTTCCCGCTGGTGAAGCATTATTTTGAAACTGCACTACCAGATCATGTTTCACTCTATAGCCAGCCAGAAATTGTCGCAGATTCTCTCGCGGATTACTTAAAACGACACCCACATTTCCACAGCAAAGGCCAAGGCAATATTCGCCTACTTACAACAGGGGATCCAAAAGCCGTGAATAAGACCAACCTGTTCTTGCCCAATCACTTGAATCAATTTCATCAAGCGAAACTGAACATATAA
- a CDS encoding DUF2312 domain-containing protein, whose translation MEEEKKGIAEDIKEVYAGAKAVGFDVKIMRKVISLRKMDQADRQEQEALLDVYMHAIEGGMRPEPAGTGVGEANEGAGDEE comes from the coding sequence CTGGAAGAAGAGAAAAAAGGTATCGCAGAAGATATCAAGGAAGTTTACGCAGGCGCTAAGGCTGTTGGCTTCGATGTGAAAATCATGCGTAAAGTAATTTCACTGCGCAAGATGGATCAGGCGGACCGCCAGGAACAAGAAGCGCTTCTAGATGTTTATATGCACGCTATTGAAGGCGGCATGCGCCCTGAACCAGCTGGTACTGGTGTTGGCGAAGCTAATGAAGGCGCGGGTGACGAAGAATAA
- a CDS encoding pyridoxamine 5'-phosphate oxidase family protein produces the protein MTDTHKITTLEELQTLYGQPAQASLDKETDHLTDTYQKWLEHAPFYAFASQGDDFLDCSPRGDKQGELFKIADPKTIMLPDRRGNNRIDTLRNIIENPNVALLFLIPGVGETLRIKGNATITTDPKLLESFSENGKPPKTVIIVKIDKVYFQCARAIKRSALWEKVPEDNLDTVPTAGQMIKAADQSFDAESYDAILPKRQAETLY, from the coding sequence GTGACAGACACACATAAAATTACCACGCTGGAAGAATTACAAACCCTGTACGGCCAGCCAGCACAAGCATCACTTGATAAAGAAACCGATCACTTAACGGATACATACCAAAAGTGGCTGGAGCATGCACCCTTTTATGCTTTTGCCAGTCAGGGCGATGATTTTCTGGATTGTTCTCCTCGCGGGGATAAGCAAGGTGAGCTTTTTAAAATAGCTGATCCCAAAACTATCATGCTACCTGATCGGCGAGGCAACAACCGCATTGATACGCTCAGGAATATTATTGAAAACCCGAATGTCGCTTTACTTTTCCTTATCCCCGGTGTTGGCGAAACACTGCGTATTAAAGGTAATGCAACCATCACAACTGACCCAAAGTTGCTGGAAAGCTTCAGCGAGAATGGCAAACCACCAAAAACTGTTATCATCGTGAAAATCGACAAGGTATATTTTCAGTGTGCGCGAGCTATTAAACGCTCAGCTCTCTGGGAAAAGGTACCTGAAGATAATCTTGATACTGTTCCAACCGCTGGTCAGATGATAAAAGCCGCTGATCAAAGTTTTGATGCAGAAAGTTATGACGCCATTTTGCCTAAACGGCAGGCGGAAACACTCTATTAA
- a CDS encoding site-specific integrase has product MDILTMYVFKPNSQRMKNAGYTSIFHIPIIVDTNYATIPEANWFLRERALGEINKKAPGRVLAERTIVEYAYDLKSFFSWLDGNKQKYQWQTIDYYGVIHGFQNFQMSSISACTGRALSRSFVSRRVEMALDFLNWAHDQGLRSSVNVLKKLGTEENESRRTHINKVDPQRKAKELGPLPSAANVQDWLQMVEEKCGRSKALACYTVIRTGLRVSEIANLPTHIISDECDTDKGLRVTIKYGAKGKKAIGDEAMEGKPREVYFPQDLVKKLYSYKNGWRIRNLAVGKKYNKEDKDRMFLGDDFGQPLSPQTIREAWKSCDRPSGLRSPHKGRDYWACRMLYDHMTSEQFKVHEKLPYGTLVDAAFNFINLRIRPQLGHSTIDTTFVYLEWLFHHTSLNEMNEDWREFLLGAEYS; this is encoded by the coding sequence TTGGATATTTTGACCATGTATGTCTTTAAGCCAAACAGTCAACGTATGAAAAATGCAGGATACACGTCCATATTCCATATTCCGATCATAGTTGACACAAACTATGCCACCATTCCTGAAGCTAATTGGTTTTTACGGGAGCGGGCACTTGGTGAAATCAATAAAAAGGCTCCTGGTCGAGTTTTGGCCGAAAGGACGATTGTTGAATACGCCTATGATTTAAAAAGTTTTTTTTCGTGGTTGGATGGCAATAAGCAAAAATATCAATGGCAAACAATTGATTATTATGGAGTTATTCATGGATTTCAGAATTTTCAAATGTCTAGTATTTCTGCATGTACCGGGCGGGCTTTAAGCAGAAGTTTTGTTTCTCGGCGTGTCGAAATGGCACTGGATTTTCTGAATTGGGCTCATGATCAAGGATTGCGTTCAAGTGTTAATGTCTTGAAGAAGCTTGGGACTGAAGAAAATGAAAGCCGACGCACGCATATAAATAAAGTTGATCCACAAAGGAAAGCCAAAGAGTTAGGCCCGCTACCATCTGCTGCCAATGTACAAGATTGGCTGCAGATGGTGGAAGAGAAGTGTGGTAGAAGTAAAGCTCTTGCTTGTTATACCGTCATTCGTACAGGCTTGAGAGTTTCCGAAATAGCGAACCTTCCAACACATATTATTTCAGATGAATGCGATACTGATAAAGGTCTTAGGGTTACCATAAAGTATGGGGCGAAGGGTAAAAAGGCGATTGGGGATGAAGCTATGGAAGGTAAGCCAAGAGAAGTTTATTTCCCACAAGACTTAGTAAAAAAATTGTATAGTTATAAAAATGGTTGGCGAATCAGAAACCTAGCGGTAGGCAAGAAATATAACAAAGAAGACAAAGATAGAATGTTTTTGGGTGATGATTTTGGTCAACCATTGAGCCCTCAAACGATAAGGGAAGCTTGGAAGTCTTGTGATAGGCCGTCAGGCTTACGATCACCTCATAAAGGCCGCGATTATTGGGCATGTAGGATGCTTTATGATCATATGACTTCTGAGCAATTCAAGGTTCACGAGAAATTACCATATGGTACTTTGGTAGACGCAGCATTCAATTTTATCAATCTGCGCATACGCCCTCAGCTCGGTCATTCCACGATAGATACTACATTTGTGTATTTAGAATGGTTATTTCATCATACAAGTCTTAATGAAATGAATGAGGATTGGCGGGAATTTCTATTGGGGGCTGAATATTCCTAG
- a CDS encoding nucleotidyltransferase, which translates to METVLLNFDQEALDAVLYEIADKIQLSATKYDLAKDRYKAIADHLNEKESEVARFSPHIYPQGSFRIQTAVSNSDEKDEFDIDLILEMNIDTDNDPDVVLDSVCRSLDRGRYKGKVEKKRRCVQVQYSDMHLDVTPAVLLSKGLPSRPSQIFDCHPNRANHVEAAPEGFALWFDEQVLPSQLLESRRLVAKASVDPVPDQKQLEEKPPKLVALQLIKRWRDMQDSRRKGDDEKIPSILLSKLAADYLEGGDQSLYSVLTHMTSHLIRLMSQDLGAVLNPSYERDVFTDRWPGARTTSDALPSNQEIFLEDLKVLKANLDEMAGASPNRHRELMKTMFGERSSASGSALYEGSNFAQQQGLATDKDLVERIIAGGKAFLTSLSLGTSYEKQPKWPMIPSCFVQVTASIHAEKRGQLLRQIENGGAVGIGKHICFRAIGRSMRPDGSTFPRGSVIHWRVTNTGKVAAREKQLRGDFNDDTGISLWEHAAYEGIHWVQAYVVDMRGNCIGQSERFCIVVS; encoded by the coding sequence TTGGAAACTGTATTGTTGAATTTTGATCAAGAAGCACTTGACGCTGTTCTTTACGAAATAGCTGACAAGATCCAGTTAAGCGCAACCAAATATGATCTGGCTAAAGATCGTTATAAAGCTATAGCAGATCACTTGAATGAGAAGGAAAGCGAAGTTGCCAGGTTTTCCCCCCATATTTATCCGCAAGGATCTTTTAGAATTCAAACAGCCGTCTCTAACTCTGATGAGAAGGATGAATTTGATATTGATCTCATTCTAGAGATGAATATTGATACGGACAATGATCCGGACGTGGTACTAGATAGCGTTTGTCGAAGTCTGGATAGAGGGCGTTATAAAGGCAAGGTAGAAAAGAAACGACGATGTGTTCAGGTGCAATATAGTGATATGCACTTAGATGTGACACCTGCTGTCTTGTTGAGCAAAGGCTTGCCATCTCGTCCCAGCCAAATTTTTGATTGCCATCCTAACCGAGCTAACCATGTGGAGGCCGCTCCAGAAGGATTCGCTTTATGGTTTGACGAACAGGTATTGCCTTCTCAACTTCTTGAGAGCCGGCGGTTAGTTGCTAAGGCTAGTGTTGACCCAGTTCCTGACCAAAAACAACTAGAAGAAAAGCCTCCGAAGCTTGTGGCTCTTCAGTTAATCAAACGTTGGCGCGATATGCAGGATAGCCGTCGAAAAGGCGACGACGAGAAAATACCCTCGATCTTACTATCCAAATTGGCTGCTGATTATTTAGAGGGAGGTGATCAAAGTCTCTATTCTGTACTAACGCACATGACTTCCCATCTGATTAGGCTTATGTCACAAGACTTAGGAGCAGTTCTTAACCCGAGTTACGAACGCGACGTATTCACTGACCGTTGGCCTGGGGCGAGGACGACTTCTGATGCTTTACCCTCAAATCAGGAAATCTTCCTTGAAGATTTGAAAGTTCTGAAAGCTAACCTTGATGAAATGGCCGGTGCAAGTCCCAACCGTCATAGAGAATTGATGAAAACGATGTTTGGCGAACGATCCAGTGCAAGTGGGTCTGCTTTATATGAGGGGAGCAATTTTGCTCAGCAACAGGGCCTTGCAACCGACAAGGATCTAGTTGAGCGCATTATTGCAGGTGGGAAAGCATTTCTTACATCGCTGTCTCTAGGAACCTCATATGAGAAGCAACCCAAATGGCCTATGATACCCAGTTGTTTTGTTCAGGTGACGGCAAGTATACACGCAGAAAAACGCGGTCAATTGCTTCGGCAAATTGAAAATGGCGGTGCAGTTGGTATTGGAAAGCATATTTGTTTCAGGGCAATAGGGCGTTCGATGCGACCGGATGGTTCAACTTTTCCCAGAGGAAGTGTAATTCATTGGCGGGTGACAAACACTGGCAAAGTTGCAGCTCGGGAGAAACAACTGCGTGGCGATTTTAATGATGATACCGGTATTTCCCTATGGGAGCATGCGGCTTATGAGGGGATCCATTGGGTACAGGCTTATGTCGTTGATATGCGCGGAAATTGTATCGGGCAATCTGAGCGGTTTTGCATAGTGGTATCGTAG
- a CDS encoding helix-turn-helix domain-containing protein has translation MDITETLLALILNPREKLDIEYKDWLNLGDGRHKAKIAKSIIALANQGGGFLVIGFREIRENLLPQERPNDLAVIDQDGINAIVRRYISPTFHCELHMAAHPDTGTEYPIVIVPGPHPVPVMSIRAYDGELRQHTCYMRKPGPLSEPPRTADEWRTIFDQCLRAGRDDLLDAFRSIMAGSVATPDIDADHMQQLSDFCLQSDDRWRELTDELPAGHVAQFPLGSYELAFSLLDAEPVATLPMLNGHLDHARGVNLSGWSPFLKQTDRQAAPRVFNGNVEAWVGGGQNERLEMFNQPAYKDYWNVSPNNLLYTKRGYHEDSIRDIEVGTIIDIVKPIKVVAEGLLFASRYAGSIGYEGSIAIIVGFTGLRGRRLSSINIARPIYEDRIAEQNEWRGETVIELADIENNLPEVLHSFLSSFYELFDFFPLSLALVREAVEELLNRR, from the coding sequence ATGGATATTACTGAAACATTACTCGCGCTAATTCTTAATCCCCGGGAAAAGTTAGATATTGAATACAAAGACTGGTTGAATCTTGGCGATGGAAGACATAAAGCCAAGATTGCAAAGTCGATAATTGCTCTTGCCAATCAAGGAGGTGGGTTTTTAGTGATTGGTTTTAGGGAAATAAGAGAAAATCTTTTACCTCAAGAGCGTCCTAACGACTTGGCTGTAATCGATCAAGACGGCATCAACGCCATTGTTCGAAGATATATCTCTCCTACTTTTCACTGTGAACTTCATATGGCAGCACACCCTGATACTGGTACTGAATACCCAATAGTAATTGTACCAGGACCCCATCCTGTTCCAGTTATGTCCATTCGCGCGTACGATGGAGAATTGAGGCAGCACACCTGTTATATGCGTAAACCTGGTCCCTTAAGTGAGCCACCTCGGACAGCTGACGAATGGCGAACAATCTTCGACCAATGTCTTCGCGCAGGTAGAGACGATCTGCTTGATGCTTTTCGATCAATTATGGCAGGTTCAGTTGCTACTCCAGATATCGATGCGGATCATATGCAGCAGCTATCAGACTTCTGTCTTCAATCAGATGATCGTTGGCGAGAGTTAACAGATGAATTGCCCGCAGGGCACGTAGCCCAATTTCCATTGGGGAGCTATGAGTTAGCTTTTTCATTACTTGACGCTGAACCAGTGGCTACATTGCCCATGCTAAACGGTCATTTAGATCATGCACGTGGCGTTAATCTATCCGGATGGAGTCCATTTCTCAAACAAACTGATCGGCAAGCTGCTCCTAGAGTGTTTAATGGTAATGTCGAAGCATGGGTTGGGGGGGGCCAAAATGAACGACTGGAGATGTTTAATCAACCCGCGTATAAAGACTATTGGAATGTTTCGCCAAACAACCTTCTCTATACGAAACGCGGTTATCATGAAGATAGCATTCGTGATATTGAGGTTGGAACAATTATTGATATTGTTAAGCCAATCAAGGTTGTTGCTGAAGGATTATTGTTTGCCTCAAGATATGCTGGTTCAATTGGTTATGAAGGGTCTATTGCAATTATTGTTGGTTTCACAGGTCTTCGTGGAAGAAGGTTAAGCTCAATTAATATTGCGCGGCCAATTTATGAGGATAGAATTGCAGAGCAAAATGAATGGCGTGGTGAAACTGTTATTGAATTAGCTGATATAGAAAATAATCTCCCAGAAGTCCTTCATTCCTTCCTTAGTTCTTTCTATGAACTATTTGATTTTTTCCCATTGTCTCTTGCATTGGTCAGAGAAGCTGTTGAGGAGCTCTTGAATCGTAGATAA